A genomic segment from Zygotorulaspora mrakii chromosome 1, complete sequence encodes:
- the MDJ2 gene encoding Mdj2p (similar to Saccharomyces cerevisiae MDJ2 (YNL328C); ancestral locus Anc_3.10) — MVLPIIIGVGVTAIALTVRSGLRAWELYRALPIFTIARMNNIYLKNTSHLENDMRFSSSQLNTRQKLELEKYTGGFNSRMTEAEALLILDIPPENIVHLDEEMLKKKHRNAIFNNHSDKGGSPYLAMKINEARNVLINSVMIKKR; from the coding sequence ATGGTTCTTCCAATAATAATAGGTGTTGGTGTCACAGCTATAGCCTTGACGGTACGATCCGGGTTGAGGGCGTGGGAACTATATAGAGCGCTACCGATATTTACTATCGCAAGAATGAATAACATTTATCTGAAGAACACTAGTCATCTGGAGAACGACATGAGATTTTCTAGCAGCCAATTGAATACTCGTCAAAAGcttgaattggaaaaatacaCAGGAGGGTTCAATTCTAGAATGACAGAAGCTGAGGCGCTCTTGATTCTTGACATACCCCCAGAGAATATTGTGCATCTTGATGAAgagatgttgaaaaaaaagcatcGCAACGCTATTTTCAACAACCATTCAGACAAAGGTGGTAGTCCATACTTGGCCATGAAAATTAACGAAGCTAGAAATGTTCTTATCAACAGTGTtatgataaaaaagagatga
- the RIB4 gene encoding lumazine synthase RIB4 (similar to Saccharomyces cerevisiae RIB4 (YOL143C); ancestral locus Anc_3.7) — protein MAVKGLGQLDQTYDGSKLKIGIIHARWNRVIIDALVKGAIKRMMSLGVREENIIVETVPGSFELPWGSKRFHDKYQDLDVIIPIGVLIKGSTMHFEYISDSTTQALMKLQETIQIPVVFGLLTCLTEEQAIARAGLDEGKAMHNHGEDWGAAAVEMASKFGPNAF, from the coding sequence ATGGCTGTAAAGGGTTTAGGCCAGCTGGATCAAACTTATGACGGTTCCAAACTAAAAATTGGTATTATCCATGCCCGTTGGAATCGTGTTATTATTGATGCCCTAGTAAAAGGAGCTATTAAAAGAATGATGTCTCTTGGTGTGCGTGAGGAGAATATTATAGTTGAAACAGTACCGGGCTCATTTGAACTACCCTGGGGATCCAAGAGATTTCATGATAAGTATCAAGATCTGGATGTCATTATTCCAATTGGTGTTTTGATCAAAGGCAGCACTATGCATTTTGAGTATATTTCCGATTCAACCACCCAGGCCCTCATGAAACTACAAGAGACAATTCAGATACCCGTAGTCTTCGGTTTGTTAACTTGCCTGACAGAAGAGCAAGCAATTGCCAGGGCAGGATTAGATGAGGGAAAAGCGATGCACAACCATGGCGAAGATTGGGGAGCCGCGGCAGTTGAGATGGCATCTAAATTCGGTCCAAATGCATTTTAG
- the PEX6 gene encoding AAA family ATPase peroxin 6 (similar to Saccharomyces cerevisiae PEX6 (YNL329C); ancestral locus Anc_3.9), whose product MKASVQFDHSPQSEACIVSKDVFRESWSSEPRRFAEITLPSYNPFDIKPIVAHVQVDENLPSRTARLSAKLFDVPEYGPAFSFCYLQIMDKSPQVFETVAISVSEQLYDKLMQLRLSEHKLEYLKIKFGLRSLETVVWKDFSIYPSLCSISYCAPHFVGLINFQRTQIIFVKSMNLTVSEFSKNSYQFDLLRITPSRNLRMRLKCLEFSVPPDLITPVPSKTDDDTIYAFANFETMLHMGIASGSYVRLASETVSRIVKLFVFANPNSFDSFKIFVHPRIAAHFSKDEEVYVTKCAISETEIQIPSSVSISRVGCWDNSQKILQNIIFSNLKLFLTSKKRVLHGGDMIPIPFDSNMAALCSDDSKGGLPFAKNDRVVWFYVENFEMDSKLNSKSSPEFIIDPNKTKLITANTVSRPPLTIDRCNYISYYGLKKTFDYDFSIFPYAKKMCDVLSSFLSCRDRKIPFSSSILLHSASPNTGKSMLVEFAAGLLGFHLFKIDCTLLTTTVGSIDSTAKIMGYLRGKLDGSVLHSKPAIIFISHLDVIVGKSEQGQDFESGKVTKTMDAELTRLIQDYSSTESETVFIGSVNDIDTMPQNIRNTVKFDINIPIPSENQRLAIFEWLLSPYQLNQQQSSSGQLFHCGRDVSTSKLALQCAGLTPLDIEKIVQSAKYNCFKRSSGYGSRQICVEGLFYVTMEDLSKAITQARDEFSLSIGAPKIPRVTWKDIGGMDTVQGEIMDTIEMPLKHPELFASGMKKRSGILFYGPPGTGKTLMAKAIATNFSLNFFSVKGPELLNMYIGESEANVRRVFQKARDAKPCVIFFDELDSVAPKRGNQGDSGGVMDRIVSQLLAELDSMGTEGDGVFVIGATNRPDLLDDALLRPGRFDKLLYLGISDTDDKQLNILRALTRKFSLADDVNLANVVKKCPFTYTGADFYALCSDAMQNAMSRIAEEVDGKVNEYNKQHNVSLSVRYWFDRIAKEDDMKVTVRMTDFLKAQRELTPSVSEDELSHYLRVKANFEGS is encoded by the coding sequence atgaaagcAAGCGTTCAATTTGACCATTCACCACAATCTGAGGCTTGTATAGTATCAAAAGACGTTTTTCGGGAGTCATGGAGTTCAGAGCCAAGGAGATTCGCTGAGATCACACTACCGAGTTATAATCCATTTGATATCAAACCGATAGTTGCACATGTACAAGTCGATGAGAACTTACCATCAAGAACAGCTAGATTATCAGCGAAGTTATTCGATGTACCTGAGTATGGTCCAGCCTTCAGCTTCTGCTATCTCCAAATAATGGACAAAAGTCCGCAAGTTTTCGAGACAGTAGCTATTTCAGTCAGTGAACAATTATATGATAAGCTGATGCAATTGCGTCTATCTGAACACAAATTGGAATATCTCAAGATTAAATTTGGTCTTCGCAGTTTGGAAACTGTAGTCTGGAAAGATTTTTCCATATATCCTTCGTTATGCTCAATCTCATATTGCGCTCCACATTTTGTTGGATTGATAAACTTTCAGAGGACCCAAATTATCTTCGTGAAAAGCATGAATTTGACCGtttcagaattttcaaagaatagCTATCAATTTGATTTATTGAGAATAACTCCCTCAAGAAATTTAAGAATGAGATTGAAATGTTTAGAATTTTCAGTACCGCCTGATTTAATAACTCCGGTACCCTCGAAAACCGATGACGACACGATTTACGCCTTTGCGAACTTTGAGACTATGCTACATATGGGAATAGCTAGTGGGTCCTATGTAAGACTTGCTAGTGAAACTGTTTCGAGGATAGTCAAACTGTTTGTTTTTGCGAATCCAAATAGCTTTGAtagtttcaaaatattcgtCCATCCTCGAATTGCTGCacatttctcaaaagatgaagaagtttATGTGACCAAGTGCGCAATAAGCGAGACAGAAATACAGATTCCATCATCTGTCTCGATTTCTAGAGTTGGATGTTGGGATAATTCTCAGAAGATTCTGCAGAATATAATTTTTAGCAACCTTAAGTTGTTTCTTAcctcaaagaaaagagttcTCCATGGAGGTGACATGATACCCATACCTTTTGATTCCAATATGGCGGCGCTTTGCTCTGACGACTCGAAAGGAGGACTCCCATTCGCAAAAAACGACAGAGTAGTGTGGTTTTATGtggaaaactttgaaatgGACAGCAAATTGAATTCCAAAAGTAGCCCTGAGTTCATCATTGATCCCAACAAAACCAAGCTTATAACTGCAAACACTGTTTCAAGACCCCCGCTAACAATAGACAGGTGCAACTATATTTCATACTATGGTCtcaaaaaaacttttgattatgatttttcaatatttccTTACGCTAAAAAGATGTGCGATGTCTTAAGTTCATTTTTGAGTTGTCGTGATAGGAAAATACCCTTTAGCAGTTCCATATTACTGCATTCAGCCAGCCCAAATACCGGGAAAAGTATGTTAGTTGAGTTTGCGGCCGGTCTTTTAGGTTTTCATCTATTCAAGATCGACTGTACATTGCTAACTACAACAGTGGGATCGATAGACTCAACGGCTAAAATTATGGGATACTTGAGGGGAAAGCTAGATGGTTCCGTGCTGCATTCAAAACCAGCCATAATATTTATCTCCCATTTGGATGTTATTGTAGGCAAGAGCGAACAGGGGCAAGATTTTGAGTCTGGAAAAGTTACAAAAACAATGGATGCTGAACTTACAAGGCTGATCCAAGATTATTCCAGCACCGAAAGTGAAACAGTCTTTATAGGTTCTGTCAATGATATCGATACTATGCCTCAGAATATTAGGAATACTGTAAAATTCGACATTAATATACCAATACCATCTGAAAATCAGAGGTTAGCGATTTTTGAATGGCTTTTATCGCCATACCAGTTGAATCAACAACAGTCTTCAAGCGGCCAGCTTTTCCATTGTGGCCGCGATGTATCTACAAGCAAACTTGCACTACAATGTGCAGGGTTGACACCAttagatattgaaaaaattgttcaaagtGCTAAATACAACTGCTTCAAAAGGAGTTCGGGTTATGGAAGCAGGCAAATTTGTGTCGAAGGTCTCTTTTACGTAACAATGGAAGACCTTTCTAAAGCAATAACACAAGCTAGAGATGAGTTTTCCTTGTCTATTGGTGCACCGAAGATACCAAGGGTCACATGGAAAGACATTGGAGGTATGGACACAGTTCAAGGAGAAATCATGGACACTATAGAGATGCCTTTGAAGCATCCGGAACTTTTTGCCTCtggaatgaagaagaggagtggtattttattttatgGACCACCTGGTACTGGAAAAACTTTGATGGCTAAAGCCATTGCAACCAACTTTTCGTTGAACTTTTTTAGTGTCAAAGGCCCAGAGTTGTTGAACATGTACATTGGTGAATCTGAAGCGAACGTTCGTCGTGTTTTTCAGAAAGCTCGAGATGCGAAACCGTGCGTAATCTTCTTTGATGAATTGGATTCTGTAGCACCAAAGAGAGGGAACCAGGGGGATTCTGGTGGTGTAATGGATCGAATTGTGTCTCAATTACTTGCTGAACTGGATAGCATGGGGACAGAAGGTGACGGTGTTTTTGTAATAGGCGCTACTAATCGACCAGACTTGTTGGATGATGCATTACTAAGGCCGGGAAGATTTGACAAGCTTCTCTATTTAGGGATATCAGATACGGACGATAAGCAACTTAATATATTGAGAGCATTAACCAGAAAGTTTTCTCTTGCGGATGACGTTAATCTCGCGAATGTGGTCAAGAAGTGCCCTTTTACCTATACAGGAGCAGATTTCTACGCCCTATGTTCGGATGCCATGCAGAATGCCATGTCAAGAATAGCAGAGGAGGTTGATGGCAAAGTTAATGAGTACAACAAACAACACAACGTGTCCTTATCAGTTAGATACTGGTTTGACCGAATTGCCAAAGAAGATGACATGAAGGTTACCGTTCGAATGACCGACTTTCTAAAAGCCCAGCGTGAGCTGACCCCAAGCGTTTCTGAGGATGAACTGTCACATTACTTACGTGTAAAAGCTAATTTTGAAGGTAGCTGA
- the MUP1 gene encoding Mup1p (similar to Saccharomyces cerevisiae MUP1 (YGR055W); ancestral locus Anc_4.195), which translates to MAEGKRDFVSQLNIFNKENYTFTTHSKNEETLEQDSSSGLENDEHFVGELDQGNRQLGLFSCIGLICNRMLGTGVFATSSTIYMLCNSVGLALIIWVVGAIISLAGLYVYLEFGTAIPKNGGEKNYLEFIFKKPKFFITSMYAAYIFFLGWAAGNSVNTAVMFLTASGTEVTEWNQRGVGVAVVGFAFLINAVNVKAGLYLQNLLGIFKIGIVLFISVTGWVALGGGLKGGYKTDNFHNAFEGSRDATAYGVVNALYNVIWSFVGYSNVNYALGEVKNPVRSLKIAGPTSLVAIAVIYILVNVAYFAVVPKQTMITSKLILAADFFDIAFGPTAKKASAVFVGLSALGNVLSVIFSQGRIIQQLGREGILPFPKFFASSKPFNSPTVGLFQHFIVCVVTILAPPAGDAYNFILNLISYPMNIINFFVSAGLLWIYWQRRKGLIEWNPPIKAGVTVTIFFLLSNLYLIVAPYVPPTEGQSVYNTLPYWIHCVVAWAIFGVGAIYYLITAQILPKIGHYRLETKEIIGEDGFWRTDIIKVYDGQEIEDTDFDNHKVTAFSSEESKFFQ; encoded by the coding sequence ATGGCTGAAGGTAAGCGAGATTTTGTTTCGCAGCTgaatatcttcaacaagGAAAACTATACCTTCACAACGCATTCTaagaatgaagaaactttGGAGCAGGATAGCTCCTCTGGGTTGGAAAACGATGAGCACTTCGTTGGCGAGCTGGATCAAGGAAACAGACAGCTAGGATTATTTTCATGCATCGGCCTGATTTGCAATAGAATGCTTGGCACTGGCGTATTTGCAACATCATCCACAATATACATGCTATGTAACTCAGTTGGCTTGGCATTGATTATATGGGTAGTCGGTGCAATAATTTCATTAGCCGGTCTTTATGTTTACTTGGAATTTGGTACAGCAATTCCTAAGAATGGTGGTGAGAAGAATTATTTagaatttattttcaagaaaccaaaattttttatcaccTCGATGTATGCAGCATACATTTTCTTCTTAGGTTGGGCAGCTGGTAATTCTGTAAACACTGCTGTCATGTTTCTCACAGCATCTGGCACTGAAGTTACTGAATGGAATCAACGTGGTGTTGGTGTAGCTGTTGTTGGATTTGCCTTTCTGATAAATGCTGTCAACGTTAAAGCTGGACTTTATTTACAAAATTTATTAGGCATTTTTAAGATTGGTATCGTGCTCTTTATTTCTGTGACAGGTTGGGTGGCACTAGGTGGTGGTTTAAAAGGTGGATATAAAACAGACAATTTTCATAATGCATTCGAAGGCTCTAGGGACGCTACAGCGTATGGAGTGGTTAACGCCTTGTATAACGTCATTTGGTCATTTGTGGGATATTCGAATGTCAATTATGCTTTAGGGGAAGTTAAAAACCCTGTGAGAAGTTTGAAGATTGCAGGGCCTACATCCTTGGTTGCCATAGCTGTTATCTATATTTTGGTTAATGTCGCGTATTTCGCTGTTGTGCCAAAGCAGACAATGATTACATCAAAGTTGATTCTCGCGGCTgacttttttgatatcgCGTTTGGACCAACTGCCAAAAAAGCATCCGCAGTTTTTGTTGGTTTGAGTGCTCTGGGGAATGTTTTATCAGTCATTTTTTCACAGGGTAGAATCATTCAGCAATTGGGTCGTGAAGGTATTTTACCATtcccaaaattttttgcatcatCCAAACCATTCAATTCTCCAACTGTCGGCctatttcaacattttaTTGTTTGCGTTGTGACAATACTGGCACCTCCAGCAGGAGATGCGTATAACTTCAttttaaatttgatttcataTCCCATGAATATAATTAATTTCTTCGTTAGCGCGGGACTGCTATGGATCTACTGGCAACGCCGTAAAGGGCTAATTGAGTGGAATCCTCCCATCAAGGCTGGCGTAACCGTcactatttttttcctaTTATCGAATCTGTATTTGATTGTTGCACCATATGTCCCACCTACAGAGGGACAGAGCGTTTATAATACTCTGCCATACTGGATTCACTGTGTCGTAGCATGGGCTATCTTTGGAGTTGGTGCAATTTATTATCTCATTACCGCTCAAATTTTGCCTAAAATTGGTCATTATAGGCTCGAAACTAAGGAAATTATTGGTGAAGATGGGTTCTGGAGAACCGACATCATCAAAGTATATGACGGTcaggaaattgaagataCCGATTTCGACAACCATAAAGTAACAGCATTCAGCTCTGAAGAAAgtaaattttttcagtaa
- the RPD3 gene encoding histone deacetylase RPD3 (similar to Saccharomyces cerevisiae RPD3 (YNL330C); ancestral locus Anc_3.8), whose protein sequence is MYEAKPFDEITVRPNEKRRVAYFYDADVGNYAYGAGHPMKPHRIRMAHSLIMNYGLYKKMEIYRAKPATKQEMCQFHTDEYIDFLSRVTPDNLEMFKKESVKFNVGDDCPVFDGLYEYCSISGGGSMEGAARLNRGKCDIAINYAGGLHHAKKAEASGFCYLNDIVLGIIELLRYHPRVLYIDIDVHHGDGVEEAFYTSDRVMTCSFHKYGEFFPGTGELRDTGVAKGKYYSVNVPLRDGIDDATFRNLFEPVIGKIMEWYQPAAVVLQCGGDSLSGDRLGCFNLSMRGHANCVNYVKSFGIPLMVVGGGGYTMRNVARTWCFETGLLNNVILDSELPYNDYYEYYGPDYKLDVRPSNMFNVNTSEYLEKVLSSVIENLENTKYAPSVQMNEVPRDPEDLGDVEEDTAEAIDTKGGSQYARDQLIEKQNEFY, encoded by the coding sequence ATGTATGAAGCAAAACcctttgatgaaattactGTGAGACCTAACGAGAAAAGAAGGGTCGCTTATTTCTACGACGCTGATGTTGGTAACTATGCTTACGGTGCAGGACATCCAATGAAACCACACAGAATAAGAATGGCGCATTCCCTTATTATGAATTACGGTCTgtataaaaaaatggaaatctATAGAGCAAAACCTGCCACTAAACAGGAAATGTGCCAATTTCATACTGATGAGTATATCGACTTTTTATCTCGAGTAACTCCTGATAACTTggaaatgttcaaaaaggaAAGTGTAAAGTTCAATGTTGGTGATGATTGTCCCGTTTTTGATGGATTATATGAATATTGTAGCATATCGGGCGGCGGATCTATGGAAGGCGCAGCAAGGTTGAACAGAGGAAAATGTGATATAGCTATTAACTATGCAGGAGGTCTTCACCATGCTAAGAAGGCAGAAGCATCAGGGTTCTGTTACCTCAATGATATAGTACTGGGGATAATAGAATTACTGAGGTATCACCCAAGAGTTTTATATATTGATATTGACGTTCATCATGGAGATGGTGTCGAGGAAGCATTTTACACAAGTGATAGGGTAATGACCTGCTCATTCCATAAATATGGTGAATTTTTTCCCGGAACAGGAGAACTGAGGGACACTGGGGTCGCAAAGGGGAAGTATTACTCCGTTAATGTCCCTCTTAGAGACGGAATAGACGATGCTACATTTagaaatctttttgaaCCTGTTATCGGAAAAATCATGGAGTGGTACCAGCCAGCTGCAGTAGTTCTTCAATGTGGTGGTGATTCTTTGTCAGGGGATAGACTTGGCTGCTTCAATCTTTCTATGCGAGGACATGCAAACTGTGTCAACTATGTGAAATCCTTCGGAATACCGTTGATGGTTGTTGGTGGAGGAGGTTACACAATGAGAAATGTCGCCAGAACATGGTGTTTTGAAACTGGGCTTCTTAATAACGTTATTTTGGATTCAGAGTTGCCTTACAACGATTATTACGAGTACTACGGGCCAGATTACAAGCTTGATGTCAGACCATCTAACATGTTCAACGTCAATACATCtgaatatttggaaaaagttCTGTCATCtgttattgaaaatttagAGAATACGAAATATGCTCCAAGTGTTCAAATGAATGAAGTTCCACGCGATCCTGAAGATTTGGGTGATGTAGAAGAGGACACGGCAGAAGCAATTGACACTAAAGGAGGATCACAGTATGCAAGAGATCAGCTGATTGAGAagcaaaatgaattttACTAA
- the NOP8 gene encoding Nop8p (similar to Saccharomyces cerevisiae NOP8 (YOL144W); ancestral locus Anc_3.6): MISEEMRYNIHIYLFDKNLIAIPRPEPFISIFNMERRIYVGNLFQNVDECVTQLYGRFQKFGQCLNKEFEQHHTFAYINMSFENEAQLNNLKRCFNNVKFKGNELRVAEAKPDWNALRVARQEQDKKESCVIEKKMQKKNWEYFKKIENINMDWKNRCALIPGRVRETPRPKKQVRNPTFRINVNGSLKVYKCYKTKLWGFERDKDVRDLVIKFSNNQWRNDYDHIVDRLTYHRSKIPVRYASIIQNHQDLPDDHHSAVDEKEKINNVLDNILNTFNFEKPLELEEDEEITVKKHADMDVSTHQSKLQDGGDSHGYTPTQQKVSFSETSKTNLPSHHEDILSNSESVDNKFIPNFSSTKDGKGENTGNTETLRDLFNPEDARKDGFKLIAESDDDIDHQKDSEVDAVTIAPQELWELNKEGPQTLKKDIAQLFFPHFNSPFLVGQTQLTRVKSIYNETNFEKWDDEFWDNRGPWMKEAKRRKRDVLRQLKKNSSKTGNGPLL; this comes from the coding sequence ATGATATCAGAAGAGATGAGATACAATATACACATTTATCTTTTCgataaaaatttaataGCCATACCGCGTCCCGAACCCTTCATTTCGATTTTTAATATGGAGAGACGGATATATGTAGGAAACCTGTTTCAGAATGTAGACGAATGTGTGACACAGTTGTATGGGAGATTTCAGAAATTTGGACAATGTCTGAACAAAGAATTCGAACAACACCATACATTTGCCTACATTAACATGTCTTTCGAAAATGAAGCGCAGCtaaataatttgaaaagatgctTCAATAATGTTAAGTTCAAGGGAAATGAGTTAAGGGTGGCAGAAGCGAAACCTGATTGGAATGCGTTACGGGTAGCCAGACAGGAACaggataaaaaagaaagctgtGTCATCGAAAAGAAgatgcaaaagaagaattgggagtatttcaaaaaaatagaaaatatcaacatgGACTGGAAAAATAGATGCGCTTTGATCCCAGGACGTGTTCGGGAGACACCAAGACCTAAAAAGCAAGTGCGCAATCCAACATTCAGGATAAACGTAAATGGTTCACTGAAAGTATACAAATGCTATAAGACTAAGCTGTGGGGTTTCGAAAGGGATAAAGACGTAAGGGATCTCGTAattaaattttcaaataatcaaTGGCGCAATGATTATGATCATATTGTTGACAGATTAACGTATCACAGATCAAAAATTCCTGTCAGGTATGCATCTATTATCCAAAACCATCAGGATCTTCCAGATGACCACCACTCAGcagttgatgaaaaggaaaagattAATAATGTTTTGGATAACATATTGAatactttcaattttgaaaaaccGTTGGAGCTGGAAGAGGATGAGGAAATTACGGTCAAAAAACATGCTGATATGGATGTCAGTACACATCAAAGTAAACTTCAAGATGGTGGCGATAGCCATGGTTATACACCCACGCAGCAGAAAGTTTCTTTCTCCGAGACAAGTAAGACAAATCTCCCCTCACATCATGAAGACATACTTTCGAATAGCGAGAGCGTTGACAATAAGTTTATACCCAATTTCAGTAGTACGAAGGAtggaaaaggagaaaaCACCGGTAATACCGAAACGCTCAGAGACCTTTTCAACCCTGAAGATGCACGGAAGGATGGATTTAAGTTGATTGCGGAgtctgatgatgatataGATCACCAAAAGGATTCTGAGGTTGATGCAGTAACGATTGCCCCTCAGGAGTTATGGGAACTGAATAAAGAAGGGCCGCAGactttaaaaaaagatattgcACAGTTATTTTTCCCTCATTTCAATTCGCCGTTCTTAGTAGGACAAACCCAATTAACTCGAGTTAAGAGTATTTATAATGAGACGAATTTCGAGAAATGGGATGACGAATTTTGGGACAATAGAGGACCTTGGATGAAAGAGGCGAAACGTAGAAAAAGAGACGTATTGAGacaattaaaaaaaaactcgTCAAAGACTGGAAACGGGCCACTGTTGTGA